A section of the Pseudomonas flavescens genome encodes:
- the argS gene encoding arginine--tRNA ligase — MKDSIRHLIQQALTRLTAEGVLPEGLSPTIQVENTRDKTHGDFASNIAMMLAKPAAMKPRDLAQKLIDALPADSQVSKVEIAGPGFLNFFQNSDSLAQRLEDALADDRLGVRKAGPVERVVVDLSSPNLAKEMHVGHLRSTIIGDAVARVLEFLGDDVIRQNHVGDWGTQFGMLLAFMEENPAAAESELADLEGFYRAAKRRFDESTEFAERARALVVQLQAGEPECMRLWHRFNSISLSHCQKAYDRLNVKLTPADVMGESAYNTELPGVIEALREKGLLTEDNGAQCVFLDDYKNAEGNPLPVIVQKAGGGYLYSTTDLAAMRYRSQQLKADRALYFVDQRQALHFQMAFEVARRAGFVHEGMQLEHMGFGTMNGADGRPFKTRDGGTVKLIDLLDEAEVRAYELVKERNDQRAAKGETPFDEAELREIGRVVGIASVKYADLSKHRTSDYSFNFELMLSFEGNTAPYLLYAYTRVASIFRKLGKGVEELDGRIELQAPQEIELAGKLAQFGEVLGSVADKGTPHVLCTYLYDVAGLFSSFYEHCPVLSAEDEPTRQSRLRLAALTGRTLKQGLQLLGLETLERM, encoded by the coding sequence ATGAAAGACAGTATTCGCCACCTGATCCAGCAAGCCCTTACCCGCCTGACCGCCGAAGGCGTTCTGCCCGAAGGCCTGAGCCCGACGATCCAGGTGGAGAACACCCGCGACAAGACCCACGGCGACTTCGCCAGCAACATCGCCATGATGCTGGCCAAGCCCGCGGCGATGAAGCCCCGCGACCTGGCCCAGAAACTGATCGACGCGCTGCCTGCCGATTCGCAGGTCAGCAAGGTCGAAATCGCCGGCCCGGGCTTCCTCAATTTCTTCCAGAACAGCGACTCGCTGGCGCAGCGCCTGGAAGACGCGCTGGCTGACGATCGTCTCGGCGTACGCAAGGCCGGCCCCGTCGAGCGCGTGGTCGTCGACCTGTCCTCGCCCAACCTGGCCAAGGAAATGCACGTTGGGCACCTGCGTTCGACCATCATTGGCGACGCCGTGGCACGAGTGCTGGAGTTTCTCGGCGATGACGTGATCCGCCAGAACCATGTGGGCGACTGGGGGACCCAGTTCGGCATGCTGCTGGCCTTCATGGAAGAGAATCCTGCCGCTGCAGAAAGCGAGCTGGCTGATCTTGAAGGCTTCTATCGCGCTGCCAAGAGGCGTTTCGACGAATCCACCGAGTTCGCCGAGCGCGCTCGTGCCCTGGTCGTCCAACTGCAAGCCGGCGAGCCGGAGTGCATGCGCCTGTGGCATCGCTTCAACAGCATCTCCCTGAGCCACTGCCAGAAAGCCTACGACCGCCTCAACGTCAAACTGACGCCGGCCGACGTCATGGGCGAAAGCGCCTACAACACGGAGCTGCCAGGGGTGATCGAAGCCCTGCGCGAGAAAGGCCTGCTGACCGAAGACAACGGCGCCCAGTGCGTTTTCCTCGACGACTACAAGAACGCCGAAGGCAACCCGCTGCCGGTGATCGTGCAGAAGGCCGGTGGCGGCTACCTGTACTCGACCACCGACCTGGCCGCCATGCGCTACCGCAGTCAGCAGCTCAAGGCCGACCGCGCCCTGTACTTCGTCGACCAGCGTCAGGCCCTGCACTTCCAGATGGCTTTCGAAGTCGCGCGCCGTGCCGGCTTCGTGCATGAGGGCATGCAACTCGAACACATGGGCTTCGGCACCATGAACGGCGCCGATGGCCGCCCGTTCAAGACTCGCGATGGCGGCACGGTGAAGCTCATCGACCTGCTCGACGAAGCCGAGGTCCGTGCCTACGAGCTGGTCAAGGAGCGCAACGACCAGCGCGCGGCAAAGGGTGAGACGCCGTTCGACGAAGCCGAACTGCGTGAAATTGGCCGTGTCGTGGGCATTGCATCGGTGAAGTACGCTGACCTGTCCAAGCACCGGACCAGCGACTACAGCTTCAACTTCGAGCTGATGCTCAGCTTCGAGGGCAACACCGCGCCCTACCTGCTTTACGCCTACACCCGTGTGGCAAGCATATTCCGCAAACTGGGCAAAGGCGTCGAAGAGCTCGACGGCCGCATCGAACTTCAGGCGCCACAGGAAATCGAACTGGCCGGCAAACTCGCGCAGTTCGGCGAGGTGCTGGGCAGCGTCGCGGACAAGGGCACGCCGCACGTGCTGTGCACCTACCTGTACGACGTTGCCGGGCTGTTCTCCAGTTTCTACGAGCATTGCCCGGTGCTCAGCGCCGAAGACGAGCCCACCCGCCAGAGCCGCCTGCGCCTTGCCGCGCTGACCGGCCGCACACTCAAACAAGGCCTGCAATTGCTCGGCCTGGAAACTCTGGAGCGCATGTAA
- the hslV gene encoding ATP-dependent protease subunit HslV, with the protein MTTIVSVRRHGKVVMGGDGQVSLGNTVMKGNAKKVRRLYHGQVIAGFAGATADAFTLFERFESQLERHQGHLVRAAVELAKDWRTDRSLSRLEAMLAVANKDASLIITGNGDVVEPEHGLIAMGSGGGFAQAAALALLQKGSEDLDAREIAETALKIAGSICVFTNQNLTIEELDSAI; encoded by the coding sequence TTGACCACCATCGTTTCAGTCCGCCGCCACGGCAAAGTCGTCATGGGCGGCGACGGCCAGGTTTCCCTCGGCAATACCGTGATGAAAGGCAACGCGAAGAAAGTCCGCCGCCTGTACCACGGTCAGGTCATCGCCGGTTTCGCCGGTGCCACTGCCGATGCCTTCACACTCTTCGAGCGCTTCGAGTCCCAGCTCGAAAGGCATCAGGGCCATCTCGTCCGCGCCGCCGTGGAGCTGGCCAAGGACTGGCGTACCGACCGCTCTCTGAGCCGCCTGGAAGCCATGCTGGCCGTGGCCAACAAGGACGCTTCGCTGATCATCACCGGCAACGGTGACGTAGTCGAACCCGAGCACGGCCTGATCGCCATGGGCTCCGGTGGAGGCTTCGCCCAGGCTGCGGCGCTCGCACTGCTACAGAAAGGCAGCGAAGACCTCGACGCCCGCGAGATCGCCGAAACCGCGCTGAAGATCGCCGGATCCATCTGCGTCTTCACCAATCAGAATCTGACCATCGAGGAGCTGGACTCGGCCATCTAG
- a CDS encoding SPOR domain-containing protein, whose protein sequence is MAARKKPAPKRGASRYKAPSKRPVPGWIWLACGLVVGVFAMLLFNLQPGSDAIKREKPQPERASNTPKATPSATSQEPGKPKYDFYTLLPESEVIVPPDAVPPPTTPTPEQKPVTPEEAAKIDAARAQAALNGETPPPPPPVVKPAESAQAPLTTQFFLQAGSFPSKDKAESMRAQIILLGQNVRVESGTVADKTWHRVLVGPFANREQLAGAQKSLAAGGFGNLLLQQRQLR, encoded by the coding sequence GTGGCAGCCCGCAAGAAGCCCGCCCCGAAACGCGGCGCCAGCCGTTACAAGGCCCCGAGCAAACGCCCGGTACCGGGCTGGATCTGGCTGGCCTGCGGCCTGGTGGTTGGCGTGTTCGCCATGCTGCTGTTCAACCTGCAGCCGGGCAGCGATGCGATCAAGCGTGAAAAACCGCAGCCGGAGCGCGCCAGCAACACGCCCAAGGCGACGCCGTCGGCGACCAGCCAGGAACCGGGCAAGCCCAAATACGACTTCTACACCCTGCTGCCGGAATCGGAAGTCATCGTGCCGCCGGACGCCGTACCGCCGCCCACCACCCCGACGCCAGAGCAGAAGCCGGTCACTCCCGAAGAAGCGGCGAAGATCGACGCCGCTCGCGCCCAGGCAGCCCTCAACGGCGAAACGCCACCGCCACCGCCCCCCGTGGTCAAACCGGCGGAATCCGCTCAGGCGCCGCTGACCACGCAGTTCTTCCTGCAGGCCGGCTCGTTCCCGAGCAAGGACAAGGCCGAAAGCATGCGGGCGCAGATCATCCTGCTCGGCCAGAACGTGCGTGTAGAGTCCGGCACGGTGGCAGACAAGACCTGGCACCGCGTGCTGGTCGGGCCCTTCGCCAACCGCGAGCAGTTGGCCGGTGCGCAGAAGTCCCTGGCGGCCGGCGGCTTTGGCAATCTGCTGTTGCAACAACGCCAGTTGCGCTGA